In Paroedura picta isolate Pp20150507F chromosome 1, Ppicta_v3.0, whole genome shotgun sequence, the following are encoded in one genomic region:
- the KCNK4 gene encoding potassium channel subfamily K member 4 isoform X2, producing MLVVCYPSKESILSLTPHGSSAVMRLTTVFALFTVVLVYLVTGAFIFRQLEQPYEVRQQGELSAYRERFLGGHREQFLKRHQCVGPDELDDLIQQVSEVVLAGVDLSNNSTNTTSSNWDMGSAFFFAGTVITTIGFGNNSPQTDAGRLFCIFYALVGIPLFGMLLAGVGDHLGSSLRKGIAKVEDIFLKWQVSPTIVRILSALLFILIGCLLFVSLPTVIFQHLEHWSLLESVYFVVITLTTIGFGDYVAGDTSSEEYPWYKPLVWFWILLGLAYFASILTMIGNWLRVLSRRTRAEMGDLTAHAASWTGNVASQLRVPNMALPDKLHRVGTLKGKPPSPSDIPQQKESEEPLQPSPSQPLALLPPLPPSCLPRPSPSPATNRRVAQLNARNAVPLRPIDYSGENLAFIDESSDALSDGGPPSARPPRRLRPRARHRTNTGQPPGLPMDVLSRTRDKGEGV from the exons ATGCTTGTCGTCTGCTACCCATCCAAGGAATCGATCCTGAGCCTGACCCCGCACGGAAGTAGCGCTGTGATGCGCCTCACCACCGTCTTTGCGCTTTTCACCGTGGTCCTGGTTTACCTCGTCACCGGGGCCTTCATCTTCCGCCAGCTGGAGCAGCCCTACGAAGTCCGCCAACAGGGGGAACTCAGCGCCTACCGGGAACGGTTTTTGGGAGGGCACCGGGAGCAGTTCTTGAAACGGCACCAGTGTGTGGGTCCCGACGAACTGGATGATCTCATTCAG CAAGTAAGCGAGGTCGTATTAGCTGGCGTGGACCTTTCCAACAACAGCACCAACACGACCAGCTCGAACTGGGACATGGGCAGTGCCTTCTTCTTTGCTGGCACCGTCATCACCACCATAG GTTTTGGGAACAACTCCCCCCAAACTGATGCTGGTCGGCTCTTCTGCATCTTCTATGCGTTGGTGGGGATTCCTCTTTTTGGGATGCTCCTGGCTGGAGTTGGGGACCATCTGGGATCATCTTTACGGAAGGGCATTGCCAAAGTGGAGGATATTTTCTTG aaatggcaaGTCAGTCCTACCATTGTGAGGATCCTCTCGGCTCTTCTCTTCATTCTCATTGGCTGCCTGCTCTTTGTGTCTCTGCCCACTGTCATCTTCCAGCATCTGGAGCACTGGAGCCTCCTCGAGAGTGTTTACTTTGTGGTCATCACGCTGACCACCATCGGATTTGGCGATTACGTGGCAG GTGATACGTCGAGCGAGGAGTATCCATGGTACAAGCCCTTGGTGTGGTTCTGGATCCTGCTGGGCTTGGCCTATTTTGCCTCCATCCTGACCATGATTGGCAACTGGTTAAGAGTGTTGTCTCGACGCACAAGGGCAGAG ATGGGAGATTTGACTGCCCACGCGGCTTCCTGGACAGGCAACGTGGCATCCCAGCTGCGGGTCCCAAACATGGCGTTGCCAGACAAGCTGCACAGAGTGGGCACCTTGAAAGGGAAGCCTCCATCTCCTTCGGACATCCCGCAGCAGAAAGAAAGCGAGGAGCCGCTGCAACCGTCGCCGTCGCAGCCCCTGGCCTTATTGCCCCCGCTGCCGCCGTCGTGCCTCCCGCGTCCGAGCCCTTCCCCGGCTACCAACCGGCGCGTGGCCCAGCTGAACGCTCGCAACGCTGTCCCCTTGCGGCCCATAGACTACTCGGGCGAAAACTTGGCTTTCATTGACGAGAGTTCAGATGCCTTGAGCGATGGGGGGCCACCTTCGGCCAGGCCGCCCCGCCGCTTGCGCCCCCGGGCCCGACACCGTACCAACACGGGCCAGCCCCCAGGACTGCCCATGGATGTGCTGAGCCGGACCCGAGACAAAGGAGAAGGGGTTTAG
- the KCNK4 gene encoding potassium channel subfamily K member 4 isoform X1, giving the protein MSYPPLPLPPAVCPPDHHGSMLVVCYPSKESILSLTPHGSSAVMRLTTVFALFTVVLVYLVTGAFIFRQLEQPYEVRQQGELSAYRERFLGGHREQFLKRHQCVGPDELDDLIQQVSEVVLAGVDLSNNSTNTTSSNWDMGSAFFFAGTVITTIGFGNNSPQTDAGRLFCIFYALVGIPLFGMLLAGVGDHLGSSLRKGIAKVEDIFLKWQVSPTIVRILSALLFILIGCLLFVSLPTVIFQHLEHWSLLESVYFVVITLTTIGFGDYVAGDTSSEEYPWYKPLVWFWILLGLAYFASILTMIGNWLRVLSRRTRAEMGDLTAHAASWTGNVASQLRVPNMALPDKLHRVGTLKGKPPSPSDIPQQKESEEPLQPSPSQPLALLPPLPPSCLPRPSPSPATNRRVAQLNARNAVPLRPIDYSGENLAFIDESSDALSDGGPPSARPPRRLRPRARHRTNTGQPPGLPMDVLSRTRDKGEGV; this is encoded by the exons A TGAGCTACCCCCCGCTGCCTCTGCCCCCCGCTGTCTGCCCCCCTGACCACCATGGCTCCATGCTTGTCGTCTGCTACCCATCCAAGGAATCGATCCTGAGCCTGACCCCGCACGGAAGTAGCGCTGTGATGCGCCTCACCACCGTCTTTGCGCTTTTCACCGTGGTCCTGGTTTACCTCGTCACCGGGGCCTTCATCTTCCGCCAGCTGGAGCAGCCCTACGAAGTCCGCCAACAGGGGGAACTCAGCGCCTACCGGGAACGGTTTTTGGGAGGGCACCGGGAGCAGTTCTTGAAACGGCACCAGTGTGTGGGTCCCGACGAACTGGATGATCTCATTCAG CAAGTAAGCGAGGTCGTATTAGCTGGCGTGGACCTTTCCAACAACAGCACCAACACGACCAGCTCGAACTGGGACATGGGCAGTGCCTTCTTCTTTGCTGGCACCGTCATCACCACCATAG GTTTTGGGAACAACTCCCCCCAAACTGATGCTGGTCGGCTCTTCTGCATCTTCTATGCGTTGGTGGGGATTCCTCTTTTTGGGATGCTCCTGGCTGGAGTTGGGGACCATCTGGGATCATCTTTACGGAAGGGCATTGCCAAAGTGGAGGATATTTTCTTG aaatggcaaGTCAGTCCTACCATTGTGAGGATCCTCTCGGCTCTTCTCTTCATTCTCATTGGCTGCCTGCTCTTTGTGTCTCTGCCCACTGTCATCTTCCAGCATCTGGAGCACTGGAGCCTCCTCGAGAGTGTTTACTTTGTGGTCATCACGCTGACCACCATCGGATTTGGCGATTACGTGGCAG GTGATACGTCGAGCGAGGAGTATCCATGGTACAAGCCCTTGGTGTGGTTCTGGATCCTGCTGGGCTTGGCCTATTTTGCCTCCATCCTGACCATGATTGGCAACTGGTTAAGAGTGTTGTCTCGACGCACAAGGGCAGAG ATGGGAGATTTGACTGCCCACGCGGCTTCCTGGACAGGCAACGTGGCATCCCAGCTGCGGGTCCCAAACATGGCGTTGCCAGACAAGCTGCACAGAGTGGGCACCTTGAAAGGGAAGCCTCCATCTCCTTCGGACATCCCGCAGCAGAAAGAAAGCGAGGAGCCGCTGCAACCGTCGCCGTCGCAGCCCCTGGCCTTATTGCCCCCGCTGCCGCCGTCGTGCCTCCCGCGTCCGAGCCCTTCCCCGGCTACCAACCGGCGCGTGGCCCAGCTGAACGCTCGCAACGCTGTCCCCTTGCGGCCCATAGACTACTCGGGCGAAAACTTGGCTTTCATTGACGAGAGTTCAGATGCCTTGAGCGATGGGGGGCCACCTTCGGCCAGGCCGCCCCGCCGCTTGCGCCCCCGGGCCCGACACCGTACCAACACGGGCCAGCCCCCAGGACTGCCCATGGATGTGCTGAGCCGGACCCGAGACAAAGGAGAAGGGGTTTAG